The genomic stretch ACATCCAAAATCCAATCCAACTTTCCTCTGTCTCGTATAATGCGCCCCAGTCTGGGAAGCAATATGTTTGCATCCAGGTTCAAAACTTCCACTTTTTCATGATTCCACATTAGCATATATTGCGTAGTAGTGTTGCCCTTCTCGTGATATGACGGGGAAGGCGAGCTCTCCCTTTTCTGGGGCCCCTCGCCCTCCACAATGAGAACGCCGTGTCTCTCATTTCGGTGGGAGGATGTAGATGGTAGCTCATTTAATAGGCCATCAGAAATGTGTCCACATTTGGTGAGCGATAGCTGAGACAGCCCTTTTCGCTGGCTTTGCCAAGCCGCGGGGAGATCCCAGATGCTCCAATATCCGGTCTCGTCAATAATGGCAATTTGTTGTGATCGGCCGGATGCCGTAGGAATTAGAGCGACGTCAGAATGAGCACTCCCTCCCGTCTGGTGAGAATGAATCGTGAATAAGGGATGTGGGTTGATTAGCGACGGCCGTTTTTGTGCGAAATCACCAACTGATTGAGTCGAAGCTGTTGGAACCTCACGGAATTCTGGCCAGAGAATAGTTgtctttgtttccttttgAACTATTAGCCAACGATTCGACTCATCTTGCAGACGGCTCCCGGCGAATATGACTTGTCGAATAGGTAATCCATCGTCAGCCCAAGTTGATTCTGCGGCTTTGTCGGCCGGGTCGATGATTGCAGAGTTTAAAAACGCATCTCCATTGTCCCCCCACTGCCATTGCGCATCTTCCATGCGAGCAAGACGTAGGACCTCGCCTGCTTCTCCAGAGGCGACGGCCATTATCGGGATTTTCTTGGCCCCAGATTTGTCGCTAGGATCAGCAGAATGCCCAACAGCTAGTAAAGGTCTAGTATTAGGGGCTTCGTTTGCAATGCTCAGCTCTTCCATATCTCCTCTGAGAATATCTTGAAAGGCAGTGTTGCCCATGGCGATCTCTGGGCGAGACTTGGACAGCCATCGCTCTTGGACCTGGCGCTCTCGCCAGAGCCTCGTGGATGCTTCGGGAAGCTGAGTTCTTGAAGCTGCATAAGTCTTGACCGAAGAGCCAATAATCCTGAAATGAGGAGCTGCATATGAATTTCAACTCTTATCAGCAGACGATTGATTACCGATATACTCCTCAATTCTTCACATACACTTTGAAGTGATCCGGGACGTCTCAAGAATCCCCAGCGTCTCTCCAGGATGCTCGCTCGGAATATATTTCAATATCCCCGGAGCACCCAGGCCCATGAGAGGATCAGGCCACCAGTCAGCCATTGTGACTTAAGCAAATGTACTGgatgtgaaaaaaaaaagggtgaCAATTTTTCTCCGTCATCTCGAGTTAACCAGAGATGACCGAGTTTCCATTCGGGGTCATATAGAGCGGGTAGTCGGATATGATTCGgtttagtattataatagGTTGTGCATTAAGAATCTCCCCATTTCAAAAAGCCAAAATTATCTTGCTTCAATACCGATCATTTAAGCGTATTCCAGTTGAGTTGATCTGATCGCAGTTGAAGTTCTTTGGTCAAGTCACGTGATCGCGCCTTAAGCCATAGTCGACCCAGCAACGTTCTTTTCTTGGTAAACACGAGCCGCAGACTGGGACGATTTTAACGAGCATCAGCGGCCCAGCTTTTCTGCCTTAATTCGACGCCCGAGCCTTGAACATTATTCTGCGTCCAGCACAGCATTCGAAGAAAACAAATACAGCATTTACCATGTCGAATGCCTTCGATCCGTCAATGTCAATCGGCCCTGGCCGCCAGACAATCGCGCCCGCTGGCCCCTCCGCCGCCGACACGCTGCCCAGCATCGACTTTGGCTTCGACGATTTGCGCGAGCGCATGGCGAAATTTACGGCCAAATTCGATGCATTCATTGAACAAGGCCGCAAGCGTGTCTTGGAAGAGCGCAATCAGTTCCGCGTCAACATGGCCGAGCTTCAAGGTATGCGCTGCTGGAAAGCTGCGGGGTGCTGGGATACAAGAAAATGCCAAATATCTAGATGCTAATTACCACTACCCGCAGAGGACGAGcgaatgaagagaaaggacaTTGAAATCGCGCAAGTCAAGATGTCCACCTACCAACAGACAatcgagaaagaagaggccgagAAGCGCGAAATGGAAATGGCCATCTCATCACTAGCAGCCCAGCGCGACAGCCACATCGCCACCAGAGACCACCTCAAGGCCCAAATCGCCGAGACACAAGCCGAGATCGAAACCCGCATCGCCGCCCAGCGCGCGTATAACAAGCAAAAGGAGGCACAGTCGCGGTACAACGTCCCCGAGCTGGACTTTTGGATCTCCACGCTGTGCATGCGGATCGAGGGCGCAGGAAAGGACGACAGGCTCAAGTTTGTGTATACGCACATTGACGAGAAGAATTGGGAGCGCGAGGCGTGGTTTGAGCTGGTGACGAGCTCGAGGGACTACGACGTGAAGCACTGCCGGCCGAAGCTGGAGCGGGAGAGCGTCGAGAGGGTGCTGGACAGGGTGAATGAGACGAGggagctggtggtgctgctgaaGGGGATGCGGGAGCTGTTTGTGGAGGCGATCAAGTCTTGAAGGAGGAGGATTATGACTTTCTTTTGCTtaatgatgatgaagctaTAGTATATGCCAGATACCCGCAGATAATGAGCTGCATGAAAGTTGTTAATGTAACTGATGTCTCAGCTCTTATGATATTCCAACATGATGCAACGCAACGAACCAAAGCATATACATGTTCAACAAAGTAAATCAGTGCTTAAAAATCCTTCAATCGTTACGAAGAGCATCAGTGAATGCAACCCCAAGCAATAGACATAATATTTGCTTTGCTGTAAGTAGTCTCAGTATGTTTCCCCCCCTGACAATCACCAGCGACTTGCACCAACACCGCTAAAGCTGCCTGCCATCAGCGCGTCAGGCCCCActatccatctatccatACCTCCCAAGCATCCAAACAAACCTCCAGGCTCTCTCTCAAACTCTCAACCACCGCCATCTAAATCAAACCTTCGCCATGCCCAAGCCCGATAAGCCAGACAAACACGCCGCGGCGTCCCAAGCCGTTGATATTCTCGAGGAGATTGCCGCCATGCTGGTACGCACGCAGAACCCTGaactcttctctcccaaTCTCATGCTGACCTTTTTCTCGCTCTAGAACTGCCACATGGATCGTCGCATGCTGTCGACGTGCATCTCATTGATTGAACAGGGCGTTCATCCCGAGTCACTAGTTGTATGTGCCGCTGAAACACTTtgtcttccttcttcctgtTTGTGCACGCAACGTATGCATGTAGAATTTCAGATGTTGGAATCAGTGTTTGCTAACGCCTCCTTATAGCAAgtcatcaaggagctgcgtGAGATTGCCGACGAGACGAGGCGCGAGCAGCAAGAGGCCGCTATAGCCAATAGCCGTCGGTGAAACCAACGTCAACCGCGCTTCTTTAAAATGATTTTCAGATTGATGTTTTGCGCACCGTTTGACATTTTTGggggcttttcttttcttatgAAATGTAATGAGTGTTACTTGCTTTTGAGCTGGGATCCTATCAACTATTCTTCATGGCGCTCAAGGCGTGTGTGTTTACAAAGGGCTATATATTACCACCGAGGGATGAAACTACTGTTTTACATAGTAAATGTTgaattaagtaaaaaaaaaaaaaaaaaaaaaaaaaaaaaaaaacgaccCGATTCCCAGTTTGATGTCTCTCAATCTTGATACTCCAAAAAAatgcttcctcctctttttttgtttactaTATATATGTTTGAATGAGCGAATCCTTTTTACCGTCGGTAGAACCCCATCAATTATGATACGCCGTGCTGTCATGTTCAATCCGTAAATGCAAATCCAGTAGGAAAGTGGTACAAGGAAAattgagaaaagagaaaaaagaagtggTATCCCGGGAAGCAAAACTTATTCAATCGCCAAACTCCGCTCCAGAAAGACGCCCCTTATGAATGTAGGTTACTTGCTTCTCCGTATGTTATGGTTGTTATTAAATGGTAATGTGCGTGTTGTCATTAAAAGCTCAAGGTTCGAGTCATCGAACAGTTCATCATCTGTGTCCAATCAAGTTGATCCcgttttcatcttcatcgtcgtcttcatcgtcatcgtctgcCTCGggagcatcgtcatcgctggATTCTTCGGAATcatattcatcatcatcatcttcgctagctccatcgtcttcatcatcttcgccgcTTCTCCAGAAGCCCAAGATATCATCGTCGGACTCTCCGTCCATTTCAAGAACGGCTGGCTGCGGTATATCCATCATCAGGCGTGTAGGCGACATCGACCGCGCATATCTGTCTATTATGCGTGACGGGGGCTCGGGTGCATTGGAAGAGTGTCGCCGTCTATTACGGCCCGGGATTGGTCGCGGGCCTGTCGTAATGGAGATTCGCCGATTTCCAGGTACGGCCTCTGCCAAATTGGTTTCTTCTGCAATCGGAGGCTGGTCACCAGCAGCTGCCTGGAGTTCCTCGATGTTCCGGCCCATTATCTGCAGCTCTACCGTATTATAGGACCGACAAATCGAGCATTTGAGGCCCAGCCAATGGTATGCCACGGTGCTTCTGGCAGAACAATCGTTGCAGAGAATCTTGGCTTTTGTGTCACAAAACTCTGGCGGCATGGGTTGGCTCATAATGGCAAGCTCCAAGTTGCGGAAGTGCGTTTCCATGTTGACGAGGCTTTTGCTGCAAAGCGGGCACTTGTACGACGATTTCAGATGCTGCTCATAGCACTTTTTATGTATGCTATGGCCGCATACCATGAATACTACCCGTTTCGGTGACGTAAACATGTATTCGCCGCAGATGGGGCAATCGCAGTCAGTTGATCGCTCGATACACTTGTGCGAGCTCTCGATCGATGTAGTGATGCATGCCCGGCATGTCTAATAAAGCTGTTTAACAACTGCATCTTATGAAAAAGCTTTGAAAAGTAAAACTCACCTTGCAGTGGAAGAAGTCCTTTCCAAGTCCCATACCTCGGCGACATATTCCACAGTCATTGCAGTGATAGATGGGCTTGTTGGGGCGATTCTCCCAAAGCTTACAAATATTGCAGTAATACTGGGCCGTGACCTCGCCGCAGTTGTTGCATACATCAGATGCTTTCTGGGGCGTAGCACAAAGCATGCAGAGCATGTTCTTTGTGTCCTTGCGGATCAGCGTGTGATCCTCGTTTGCATCGTGGCAGAACCGGCAAGTATACCACTTTTTGCAGGTGGAACACTGCAGCTTCACGTTCCGCTCATAGTGCTCACATCCCAGCGGACCCCGAGTTTCAGTAAGCGAAGCAGCCGAGTGCGTCGGCGTCGTTACGCTTGGTGTTCTTGAGTGCCGGATAGGGGCATAAGTCGGGGCGATGTCACTTTCGCTCAAGACAAACGTCTCTTTAACTGATGGCTCGCCCATGACCTGATTTTGCCAGTACTTGAAGGCTTCAAGAGGCCCGGTCGGGCTGGCCGGCTCCCATACATGGCCAATTGATCCATCATCCGAGTCGCCTTTGCCCAGGGACGTGGCCGTGATCATGGACGCACGATAGCCCTCCAGCAGGGTATCGTGGATGAGCCTTGCCTTTTCGCCAGATGAGATCTCCCGGCAGTTGATCTCCTGGATGCGGGTCCGCAGCTCTCGCATGCCATCGTCTTCCGGGATGGGCCCGCCCTTCTTGGCTGGTGCATTTCTGGGCGGCGTTATGGGGAAGCCCAGATGATCGAGCAGCGGTCCATTGGGCGTCACCGGCTCAACGGCGGCCTCCTCAACAATCGTTTCCTGGGTTGACGTGCTCAGAGGCCGTGACCGCTGCCGTTCTAGCGGGAGACTGGGTCCCTGCTGCGCGACATCCTCGGCATCATCCGAATCGTGGACGGCATCCGCCTGGACCACGGACGTGTCTTCCTCTCCGGCTACCGGTGGCGTTGCACGGGAGATCTCAGAAAAGCGCCGGGCCTGTCGCAGCACAGGGTTGATGATGAATTCGGACACAAGGGAAGGCATCGGGAGGGCTGGTGGGCGCAACCGCAGCACCTGCCGCTGAGGCGCAGCTGAGGGACGGGGGGACGTCTAAGATTAAGTACGAGCACGATGAGGCTACTACCTTGCTCATGCAATAAGACGGGCAGCCGTGGAAAGGCGGTGATGCCTGTGCTTTATaagagatgaaaagagaCACGAAGGAGGATACGggaggagcaacagcagatgcGGTCCAAGGTCAGTCAGACATGCTCAGCTGGTGAGAGTTTCCATCTGGTTGGCGTCCGGAGGCCAGAAGTCAGGTAAGGCTTGAAGGAAGTCGTGCGATGGCCGGCCAGGCGTCGGCGAGATTCTAGTAGGATATGGCCAGCGATGATCGCAAGGATGACATAAGGCAGGGATCAGATTAGCAGACTAGCATCATTCTCGGGACCAACGAAAATGCTGTCTCGTCGCAGCAGTGCCATAAGCAGGTCTAGTGGCGGGACGCTTGCATGTGATTGTGCGCCAGCAAAGGGAATTCCAGCCCAACAATCCGGCAGCTGCTTAGACTGCCTAGACTGCCTGCTACAGGGGACCGGCCTTCTAATACAGCGCTTGCTCGCCCGCTGTGGCTCAGTCGTCGTCtcagctgtggctggtggctgctggccgctGGTGTACCTGGCCGCAGGTAGTGGGCTGGTATGCGGGAGCGAAAACAAGAGGGCGAGCTACAACTAGGTACGCACTACGCGCAAAtagtcgcagcagcaaggaaCGCCACTAGCCACGCGGCTGAGCACTAGCTGGAGGGATTGCAAGGTGGCCAATATTCCTTAGCTGAACCAGGGGGGGCTTCAGGAAGCTGTCGTATTCTTGGAATATCCGACGCAAGCAGCAATATCCGCCAGAAACACCTCCTTTGTCATTTCCACTTCGTTTCTCTCCCCTGAGCCggacttggccttgaggatTGCTGctttcctccttttctcccttttcgAATCGACGGTGCcgcgtcgtcgccgtcgtcgatgTTATAGCCGTTTGAGTCCCCCAAACTCGTCCAGTCATTACAAATTGTGCCGCATTGGGAGCTGGCCGAGCGTGACCCTCCCCtattcttctctcctcccgCTGCTTTGAAATTTTTTTCTATCGACTCAATTGATTCTTGATTTCCGCCTGCAACTTCTGGCGACACCAGAAAGTTGTCCTCCGGAACCATGGCTGCCGAAAAGGCCGCTCTCGCCTCTGGCGCTGACCTGGGCGATGGCTTGAGGAAGCGACAGGTTGCCTCACCAGGCGCGCCCTCGCTCAATGCATCCCAGCCagatgacaagaagaagcttgcgAAGAAGGTAATAGAGAGGCATCTAGAGCCAATGGCTCTTCCCGATTGCGCGCAACAGGGGTTGACTGACAGCGGTTGCAGGAGAAATCCTTCTTCGAAGTGTTTGCAGATATAGAGTCCATCGTTGCCCCGCTGATCTTCACGGCCGTTGCCATCTTCACTCGATTGTATAAAATCGGCATTAGCGATATCGTGACTTGGGATGAGGCTCAGTACGTACAAGGATCCTGGTCTCTCTGACGCTAGAATTGGAGCGGGTTTGCTGATTGTTTGTACCAACAGCTTTGGCAAGTTTGGCAGCTACTACATCAAGCATGAATACTACTTCGACGTCCACCCTCCCCTGGGAAAGATGCTGGTTGGTCTCTCTGGAGTCCTCGCCGGCTACAACGGATCCTTCGAGTTCAAGTCTGGCGAGAAATACCCCGAAGATGTCAACTACACCTTTATGCGAGCCTTTAATGCCGCCTTTGGCATTGCCTGTATCCCCATGGCCTACTTTACcgccaaggagctcaagcTGACTCGACCTGCTGTCTGGCTCGTTACGCTGATGGTTCTGTGCGAAAATTCCTACACCACAATCAGCCGCTTTATTCTCCTCGACTCCATGCTGCTCTGTGGAACCTTTGCTACCACTCTTTGCTGGGCCAAATTCCACAACCAGCGACGCAACAGCTTCGAGCCCGAATGGTTTTTTTGGCTCTTCATGACTGGTGTAAGCATTGGATGTGTTTGCAGTGTCAAGCTCGTGGGTCTCTTTGTTACTGCTCTTGTCGGTCTTTACACAATTGAGGATCTCTGGGCAAAGTATGGCGATAGGAGGATGCCGATTGtgagtcttttctttttggggtCCCCTGTTTCCTCTTGCCATGTTGACCGAATTGCCTACTTACAACCATATTGTTATAGCCTGTTCTCGCCGCTCACTTTTCCGCTCGTGTCGTGGGACTCATCGTCGTTCCTTTCCTCATCTACATGCTCTCGTTTGCTCTGCATTTTGCCATTCTCGATTCCACCGGTCCCGGCGATGCCCAGATGAGCTCTCTCTTCCAAGCCAACTTGAAGGGAACCGAGGTCGGCAAGAACAGCCCTCTTGAGATTGCCCTTGGATCTCGCGCCACTATCAAGAACATGGGTTATGGCGGTGGTCTTCTTCACTCTCACGTTCAGACCTACCCTGAGGGctctggccagcagcaagtcACCTGCTACCACCACAAAGATGCCAACAACGATTGGTTTTTTTACCCCAACCGCTACGAGCCCGATTACGACGCCGAAGGTGATTTGCGATTCATCGGTGATGGATCAGTCATTCGCCTCATTCACGCCCAGACTGGCCGCAACTTGCACTCTCACGATATTGACGCCCCCGTTACCAAGTCCCACCGCGAGGTTTCTAGCTACGGTAACCTCACTGTTGGAGATGACAAGGATCACTGGCAGATTGAAGTTGTCCGGGATGCGGCATCTCGTGACCGCAGCAAGATCCGCACTTTGACTACTGCTTTCCGTCTCAAGCACACTGCACTGGACTGCTATCTTCGAGCAGGCAACGTCAACCTTCCTCAATGGGGCTTCAAGCAGATTGAAGTTACTTGTGACAAGCAAAACAATCCTCGTGACACTTATACTCACTGGAACGTTGAGGCTCACTGGAACGACAAGCGTAAGTCGTACATCATAATTGGACCTCTACTACTTGTGACGATGATCGCTAACCTTTGCTAGTCCCTGAGAGTGATCCCAATGTTTACAAGTCGCCCTTCATCCACGActtcatccatctcaacGTAGCCATGATGACATCCAACAATGCCCTTGTGCCGGATCCCGATAAGCAGGACGACTTGGCCTCCCAGTGGTGGCAATGGCCCATCCTCAACGTGGGACTTCGTATGTGCGGCTGGGATGACAACATTGTCAAGTATTTCCTCCTTGGCAACCCATTCATCTACTGGGGCAGCACAGTATCtctcggcctcgtcggcctcgtcgtgGTCTGGTATATCGTGCGATGGCAGCGCGGCTACAGGGAGCTGGACAACCAGGAGATTGACCAGATCCACTACGCCGGTATCTACCCCATCATCGGCTGGTTCTTGCACTATCTTCCTTTTGTCATCATGGCGCGTGTCACCTACGTGCACCACTACTACCCTGCCCTGTATTTCGCCATCCTGTCTCTGGGCTTCTTGGTCGATTGGACCATGAGGAACCGCGCAGCCGTCGTGCAAGGCGTCATCTATGGCGTCCTGTACAGCGTCATTATCGGGCTTTATATCCTGTTTATGCCCATCTGCTGGGGCATGACTGGAAACAACCAGCAGTATTCGTACCTGAAGTGGTTTGACAACTGGCGCATCAGCGACTAAAACCCTTTTTCTTATCTAGTAGAACTAGGCACCTTTGACAAGCATTGATGGCGAGCATGATTTACTTGATATCTTACTTCATGTTGGTTGTCAAaagctcttttccctttttgtcTTATCATGGCGGTGGAAAGAAGAGTGGAGGGATGAGCGAAAGGAGAGGGCTACTCATTTCTAAAAACGGAAAAAAATAGTTACGTGtaagattttatttaaaagGCGCGGAATGGGATGGAGACGATTTTTTTCGCAttatcgaagaagaaaagaagagcaacggGATAGGTAGGAAGGAATTTCGCAAAGTCATATAAAGAAGATGATAGGAACAAATCAGGGTTGGCGGAAAATACTATAAACCGCATTTAATGCAAGACGTAtatcccccctcccccccaaTCTTTATGTAAGTAAAGAAATAGACGTGTATGCATGTGATTACAGGCTTGAATACCAATTGTGCTTTGAAGCATCTACTATTATTATACAGTGCCATGTTTCCAGTTGTTTTGGCCATGTCTTTCCAAAGGTCCTTTACGACCAGAATATCATGTAATGATGAAGCCCATCGGGTATCATgtcttgcttgcttgctggctctctcatcctcctctcgTTCTTCTCATATTTGCTCAACACGGCTGTCTTGCTTTACGATTCGCATTATACACAAGGAAAACttgatgatgactttgaAAAATCAACAACATCCGCCGCCTGATTTGCTGGCATCAGCTGTTAACCTCACTTGCCGGCTTCCACCGGCACTGGGGCCCTTGACGCCGGATCTCCTGTCGTTTAGATTATACTTGCCGGCCTGGATGTTCTGGTATATCCTCTCGGCGACTCTCATAAAGGCCTTTTCCACGTTCTCGCCGCTCTTGGCGCTCGTCTCGACATACTCGAGGATGCCGTTGCGCCTGGCCCActcttccgcctcctcccGGGTGACCTCTCGCTTGTTGTCCTCTTGCTGTGTCAGATCGGCCTTGTTGCCGACCAGGACGATGACAATGTCGGGCTCGGCAATCTGGCGGAGGTCGTTGAGCCAATCCGTGGCGTGCTGGAAGGTGGCCTTGCGCGACAGGTCAAAGACGAGCAGCGCGCCGCTTGCGCCGCGGAAATACGACCTCGTGACGGACTTGTATGTTTCCTGGCCGGCCGTGTCCCACAGGCTGAGCTTCATATGCTTCTGGGGGGTGTTGCTGGTGTCGCGCGGCGGTTCCGGGAGCCCGCcgggcgagggcggcgcATCGTCGGTGgcggaggacgaggagggaGGGAATGCGATGGCGCCGGCGGGCGTGTGAGGCGGGCCGACGGGCACGATGCGCGAGCCGAAT from Trichoderma atroviride chromosome 3, complete sequence encodes the following:
- a CDS encoding uncharacterized protein (CAZy:GT39~TransMembrane:9 (i49-71o144-162i194-214o226-259i280-305o600-621i642-662o668-685i697-721o)); the encoded protein is MAAEKAALASGADLGDGLRKRQVASPGAPSLNASQPDDKKKLAKKEKSFFEVFADIESIVAPLIFTAVAIFTRLYKIGISDIVTWDEAHFGKFGSYYIKHEYYFDVHPPLGKMLVGLSGVLAGYNGSFEFKSGEKYPEDVNYTFMRAFNAAFGIACIPMAYFTAKELKLTRPAVWLVTLMVLCENSYTTISRFILLDSMLLCGTFATTLCWAKFHNQRRNSFEPEWFFWLFMTGVSIGCVCSVKLVGLFVTALVGLYTIEDLWAKYGDRRMPIPVLAAHFSARVVGLIVVPFLIYMLSFALHFAILDSTGPGDAQMSSLFQANLKGTEVGKNSPLEIALGSRATIKNMGYGGGLLHSHVQTYPEGSGQQQVTCYHHKDANNDWFFYPNRYEPDYDAEGDLRFIGDGSVIRLIHAQTGRNLHSHDIDAPVTKSHREVSSYGNLTVGDDKDHWQIEVVRDAASRDRSKIRTLTTAFRLKHTALDCYLRAGNVNLPQWGFKQIEVTCDKQNNPRDTYTHWNVEAHWNDKLPESDPNVYKSPFIHDFIHLNVAMMTSNNALVPDPDKQDDLASQWWQWPILNVGLRMCGWDDNIVKYFLLGNPFIYWGSTVSLGLVGLVVVWYIVRWQRGYRELDNQEIDQIHYAGIYPIIGWFLHYLPFVIMARVTYVHHYYPALYFAILSLGFLVDWTMRNRAAVVQGVIYGVLYSVIIGLYILFMPICWGMTGNNQQYSYLKWFDNWRISD